TGCTGCTGAAGTCTGTGGATGGGATCTTTGCACGAGACCCGAAGATCGACCCGTCGGCATCCCTCCTGCCGCACATCACGCGCTCGCACCTCTCGCGTTACAGCGGCGTGGACCGCGAGTTTGCCAGGTGGCTGAATGGGATTGACTGCTGTTGGATCATCAACGGGACGCGCCCGGCTCGTGTCAAGGAGTGGCTGGAGTGCAGGAAAACGGTGGGGACGTGCGTGGTCACGCGGAGCGCGAGGCACAGAGTGTAGGGTGCGAAGCAAGACTCGCTTTCAGGCGTTCCACCAACGTCGTGGAAATGGAGCCGCTTCGCTGTCCTCCCTCACAGGCTGCGGTTCGTACTCCGACGATGTCGGCGCCAAGCGCCAGGGCTTTAGAAAGATCCGCCTGCTGCAAGGAGCCCGCCAAGGCGCAAAAGAGCCCCCGATCGTGGCACTGCTGAATGAAGCGAGTGATGGTCTCCTCCGGAAGGCGTTGGAAGAGCGTACGTCCGTCTTTGATGGCGGTATCGATGAGGCAGCCCTCGACAAAGGGGGCGGCGGCACCGGGAAGCTCTAGCGGATCGAGCGAACCAACAAGGACCGCATCAGCGTAGGCGCAGGCTACCAGACCCACTGTGCCGTTCGCCATCCGTAACGCGCCACTGACGGCATCAAGCAGGTTGGCCGCCTCCGCTCCTGTCCTGGCCCCCAGCAGTCCTACCTTGACGAGTCGAACCCCGCAGGTGGCCGCCCCCAGGCCGGCAAGCGCCACGGTCCCCGGAAGATTCGGGACGTCGCCGATCGATGCGCTGACAGGGGTAGCACCGCGGACAGTTCTCACGATCGCTGCGATGGTCTCCGGCCGCCCGGCGCCCAGCGATCCCTCGGCCGGGTTCTTGACATCGATGATATCGGCTCCGCCGGCCAACGCGGCTGCTGCCTCTTGCTCGTCCCGCACACTGATCATGAGCTTCATCACGCTTCTCTCTCACGGCTATTGTGTTTACGCAACCCGTTGTCTTGTATCGGAAAGCGCCGGGGAGTGTCAAGGAAGAAAAGCGTTGGTGCAGTGAAAGCGCTTTGTGGGTGTGACCAGATTACTTCCCCACGCCTCTTTACCAATACAAGTGACGACTCTCAGCTCCATGCCGCAAGCTGAAAGTCCGGCGTGAATGGGTTGACAACTCGGATACCGTCTAGCGTCCGGTTTGCACCAAAGTCCTCGCTGAAGATAACGGGAATCTGATTTAGCCGAGCCGTCGCCCAAATCTGCGCATCCCAAAAGGAGAGCTGGTGCAGTCGAACGCCTCGTACCGCTTCGAGCACGATCAACCGCGTGACGTCGAGAATAGGCCAGCTCAGCACATAGTGGCGGATCCTCTCGGCAGCCTGTTCCACCGCCATGCGCTCCGTCAGCTTACGGGTGAGCGTAACGAAGAGCTCCCCGAGGACCTGCGTCGTCAGGACTCCACGCTGCGTACCCGCCAAGTGATCCAACACGGCTAGGGCCAGGCGTTGCTTGCCGTGCTCCGAGCGGTCGTAGGCATAGGCGAGCACATTCGTATCGACCAAGACCTCACCGCTCATGGAGATCATCCCGCTTCCAGGTCCGTCTGCCAGAGACGGCACCCTCCTGGATGAGACGCTCAATAAAAGCCCGCTCTTGCTGCCAGGCGGTTGGGTCGCGGCGGAGGGGTACGAGGTGAGCCGCCTGTTGGTCCACGGCCTGACGAATGAGCGCCGCTTCCGACATCCCGAGATCGTGCGCAAGCTGTTTCAAGAGCTGCGCATGGTGGGGATCAAGATAGATTTGTTTTCGTACTTTGTGGGCCATGATTCCGCCTTCCTAAGATATACATCATCTTATACATTACAATGTGATCGGTCAAGTGAAATCGGTACGGGTTAGAAATGCGTAGGGGAAGTGCCCTCGGTCTGCGCCGATTGCCTTTTCTGCTGACCCATTTTTGCTTGCCGACCTCACCTCCCTCCGCTATAGTGGCAGCGTTCCAACCGATCGTTGATCGCTGAAAGAAGCCTGCCCCGAAACCCCCGTTCACCCTTCGACGTGCTCAGGGCGAACGGAATGGGCATTGAGCTGATAGCTTGGAGTCGCCATGGCATACGAGGATCTACGGGCCTTTATCGCGGCGCTGGAGCGGCAGGGACTGCTGAAGCGGATCACGACCCAGGTCGACCCGATTCTCGAGATCACCGAAATCACCGACCGGATCAGCAAGCAGCTCGGACCCGCCCTGCTCTTCGAACAGGTCAAGGATTCGTCGATGCCGCTCCTGATCAACGCCTTCGGCTCCGAGGCGCATCTCTGCCTGGCGCTACAGCGCGCCTCGCTGGACGAACTGGCCGAGGAACTGGACGGTATCCTTGAGTTCAAGAGTCCGGAAGGATGGTTCGAGAAGCTCCGGATGTTGCCGAAGCTCACGGAGATGGCGAGCTACCTGCCCAAACGGGTGAAGGATGGTCCGTGCAAGGAGGTGCGCATCACGAAGGATCCCTCATTTGACCTGTTGCCGACCCTCAAGTGCTGGCCGCTCGACGGCGGCCGGTTCGTGACGCTGCCCTTGGTCTTCACCAAAGATCCGGACACCGGCACACGCAATTGCGGCATGTATCGAATGCAGATCTTCGACGAACGGACAGCCGGAATGCACTGGCACATCCACCACGGCGGGGCCAGACACTATGAGAAAAACCGGCGGCTGGGACGCCGCACCGAGGTCGCTGTAGCCCTGGGGCCGGATCCGGCCACTACACTATCGGCAGTCATCCCGGCGCCCGAAGGGATTGACGAGATGCTGATCGCCGGATTTCTGCGGAAGCGGTCCGTCGAGCTTGCTCAGTGTGAGACCGTTGATCTGGAGGTCCCCGCTAATGCCGAGATTGTGCTGGAGGGGTACGTCGAACCCGATGAACTGCGCCTGGAGGGGCCGTTTGGTGACCACACCGGCTTTTACTCCCTCCCTGACTATTATCCTGTCTTTCACCTGACGGCCATCACCCACCGCCTGAATCCGATCTACCAGACCACCATCGTCGGCCGCCCACCCATGGAGGACTGCCACATGGGTACGGCCGTAGAACGGATGTCCCGCCCCCTCCTGAGAAAACAGTTACCCGAGATCGTGGACTTTCACATGCCGTTCGCCGGGGTCTTCCACAACCTTGTCATCGTCAGTATCGACAAAGCGTACCCGGGTCACGCGCGCAAGATCATGCACGCGATCTGGGGTCTCGGCCAAGCCATGTTCTCGAAGGTGATCGTCGTCGTGGACAAGGATGTGAACGTCCGTGATCCGGCCGAAGTGACCTGGAAGGTCCTGAACCACATCGACCCGGAGCGCGATATCGAGTTTGTCATGGGCCCGGTCGAAACCCTGGATCACGCCAGTCGACTTCCGAAGTATGGCTCAAAGATGGGGATCGATGGGACGCGGAAGTGGAAGGAAGAGGGATTCACGCGCGAGTGGCCGGAGGAACAGGTCATGGATAAGGAGACCAGGGCCCTCGTGGACCAACGCTGGAAAGAGTACGGATTAGGTTGATGGGAAGCTGTCAGCTATTAGCAGTCAGCTTTCAGCTTACTGACTGACGGCTGATAGCTGATCGCTGAACGCTTACTATGGAGGTGTCGGATATGCGCACTCTGTTACGACGAGCACGGTTCATTCTCTTGCTGATCGGCACACTACTGGTCGCCCAGGCGGCCCACGCTGCGCCTGTTCCGGACTTTACGCTCCCGCTCCTGAATGGAAAGTCTGTCGCGCTGAAGGACTTTCGCGGTAAGCCGGTCCTGATCAACTTCTTCCATTCCAAATGACCACACTGTCAACGGGAGGCTCCCGTTCTGGCAAAGATCTACCAGCAGTACAAGGGTAAGGGCCTCGTGATGCTGGGCGTGAACGTCGCCTGGGATAACGACGCCGACGTGCGGAAGTTTGTCGAAACGTATAAAACCCCATACCCCGTCGGACGCGACAGCGTTGGTGAGATCGGCAGACAGTATAAAATCGAAGGTACGCCGACCACCTTCCTGATCAACAGGGACGGCAGCTTATACGGACGTTCGGTCGGGGCCATGACAGAGGAGGAGTTCCAAAAATCTATCGATGGTCTCCTCGCTCAGAAAGAGAAGAAATAGGTGATCCGGGTAAGGAGATATCATATGGGAAAGTTGATGACGTCGATGATGACGGGATTCGCGGTGATGTTCGTCGCGGGGCTCTCTGTCGGCTGGGCGCAGCAGGCCACGGTCACGCTCGTGTCGCCGAAGGATGGGGAAGCCATAGGTTCCAGCCTGGTGATCCAGTGGGAGTTTAAGCAGGCGGGAGATGTCAACCACATTCATCTCTACGTGGACGGGGTCAACCCTGGGCCGCCGTTTGGGACCGCAATGGAACTCACGGGCCTCCCAAACGGGCCGCACATCGTCAGGGTCATCGCGGCGAATACGCGCCACCAAGAGGTCGGACCTGAAGCCAGCGCGACGGTGACGGTGAATAGCGCGGCGCCGACCACGCCACGGCCGGCCCCCAGGCGGAGCCGCGCGTACTAGCCGCAGGTCTCCAAGAGACGCGGGGATCGGCTAAGCCCTCCGAATCATGGGCCCTCGCAACCCTCCTGTCCCTCGGCTGGCATCTCCGCGCCGTTCACTCAGCACAGCCGCTCAGCCAGATCCTGACATCCGTTCAGCGGAGGCCTCTGCATCCATCTCATGCGTCCGAGATAGAATCGGGTTGTGTGGAAGCTTGTCGCGAGGTCAGTGCGGGTTTCCTTCAGTCTCTCGCCGGAGGAGTCGAACTGTCTCTTCGTAGACGGTCCGACGTGGCCCGATCGCCACGAGGTCGATCGCTGCAGGCGTAATATAGAAGCCTGCGCGTTTCGGATAGCCGAAAGCAATAGGCGAGGGTCTCAATGCGCCAGGGGGTGTGGCCTGTCCGCCGTCAGGCGGGCCGCTCTGCCCGGGCGATATGGTAGCTCAGCGTCTTCAGAAGGGCTGACAGGTCCACGTTCTGGACCTTTACCGAATCGGGGGCGGTCAGTTGGGCGGGGGCGAAATTTAGGACCGCAATCACTCCGCCCTCTACCAACTTGTCGAGGACGGCCTGGGCGCCAGCGGCTGGAACAGCCAAGATCCCGATCTTGATCTTCCGCTTGCGGATAACCGTCGCGATCGCCTTAGTATCCATCACCTGGATTCCATCTACCCGCCGACCGATCTTGGCCGGGTCCCGATCGAACACGGCGGCGATCTTAAATCCCTTCTCCTGGAACCCCTTGTAGGTAATCAACGCAGAGCCCAGGTTCCCCAACCCGACCAAAGCCACCTCCCACGCCCGCTTGAGGCCGAGAATCTCCTCCAGGCTATGCCGAAGCGGAGTAATGTAGTATCCCAGGCCCCTGATGCCGAACTGGCCGAAGTATGCCAGGTCTTTTCGTACCTGGGCGGAATTCAGACCAAAACGATCGGCCAGTTGTGTAGACGAGACGCTCGCCTTCCCTTCATTCTCCAGTTCTTCCACACATCTCAAGTAGATCGAAAGCCGAGTGATGGTCTTCTCAGGAATCTTGATTGCTCTCATAGACTTAAACCCTCTCATCCTACAATGGCGGAGACTGACTGCCGCGCCAGATCGAGCAAGCTCGCCGGAAACAGGCCAAGGTGAAGAGTTCCCAGCACAGACACCAGCACGGCCAAGACGGCCGCTGCGGATGCCGGAGCGAGCGGTAGCGGGGAGGCTGCCTCACTCATATACATAATGACGATGACGCGCAGATAATAGTAGACCGAAACGACGCTGTTCAGCACACCGATCACCGCCAGGCCCGGGTAGTCGCCTTCAAGGGCGGCGGTGAAGATATACAGCTTGCCCATGAATCCGGCTGTGGGAGGGATTCCGGACAGCGAGAACATGAAGACGGCCATACAGGCGGCCAGGACCGGCCGCTGCCATCCAAGACCGGCGTAGTCGGTGAGCAACAGCCGCTCTTGCTTAGACCCTTGCAATGCAATGATGACGGCGAAGACGCCAAGGTTCATCAAAGCATAGGCAACAAGGTAGAAGAGGATGCCGGCGACCCCGGATGATCCGCCGGCGACCAATGCGACCAACAGATACCCGGCATGCGCAATCGAGCTATACGCAAGCATCCGTTTGATATTGCTTTGAACCAGGGCAACCAGATTCCCCACCGTCATAGTGAGGACCGCCAGCACCCAGATCGCCACCGACCACCGCACGTGCAAGGCAGGTACTGCCAGAAGAAATACCCGCAGGAAGGCGGCAAATGCCGCCGCCTTGGTCCCGGCGATCATGAATGCGGTGACCGAGGTGGGCGCCCCCTCATACACGTCAGGGGCCCACATATGGAACGGGACCGAGGCGATCTTGAAGCCGAATCCAACCAGCAGCAACCCCCCTCCGATCATGAACAGGGGCGCAGGGGGACTCCCATCGCCAAGAAAAGCCGCAATCTGTCGAAGCTGGGTCGTGCCGGTCGCCCCGTAGATCAGGGCAATGCCATAGAGGAAAAAGCCGCTGGCAAAGGCGCCGAGCAGGAGGTACTTCAACGCCGACTCATTGGAGCGAAGCTCTGCCTTCCAGAATCCGGCAAGCGTGTACAGGGCGAGCGAGAAGGTTTCCAGCCCCAGAAAAATGACGATCAAGTCCCCTCCCGCAGCCATAAGCATCATCCCCAATATCGAGAAGAGCACCAGACTGTAATACTCTCCTTGGTCGGCGACGGCAGTGTCAAGGTAGCCCATTGATAGTAGGATGGTCAGCATGCCGATCAGGCCAAGCACAAGATAAAAGAAGAGCGAAAATCGATCCAATACGACCGCGTCATGAATCCCGTAGCGAACCATCCCCCACGAGCCGATCGAGAGAAAGATCGATACAGCGATTGCTATCAAGCTCAGGATGGCGATACACTGTTTCCGTCCCGGCGGCAGATACAGATCCGCCACTAACGTCGTGAGGCCGCCCAGCGCCACCGGTATAAGCGGCGCAAGGGGAGCCCAATCAATCTGAGGTAGCACAAGTTCCATCAATTCGCACTCCGCACCTCAAAAACAGGGTATAGGGTGTAGGGGGTAGGGTATCGGACAAAATACGGGGAGACTTGTCCAACTCCGCCGCCCGACACCCTCCACTCCGCACCCTGCCTTTCGCACTCTATACTTCGCACATCACAGAGAAGCTGCGCAACCGATGCATCCATCCTTCTGAGGAGGGGATTTGGATTCAGGCCGATCCATATAATGAGCAGGATGATCGGGACCAGTATCGCCATCTCGCGGCGGCCGATATCGTTGAGCGCAAGATTCTCAGCCCGTCGACTTGTCCCCCACATCACGCGTTGCCACATCCGAAGCATATAGACCGCTGCCAGGATGATCCCGAGGGTCGCGAGGACCGCAAATCCTTGATGGACGCGGAATGTCCCCGCCAGGATCAGGAACTCCCCCACAAACCCGTTCAGACCCGGAAGACCTATAGAAGACATGGTCACAACCAGGAAACAGAGCGCGAAGCGCGGAATCGTCCGGCAGAGCCCACCGAACTCCTCGATCATCCTGGTGTGGCGTCGCTCATAGATCATCCCAACCAGCAGGAAGAGGGCGCCGGTGGAGAGACCATGATTGACCATTTGGAGAATTGAGCCTTCCACAGCCTGCGGGTTCATGGCGAAGATGCCCAGCATTACGAACCCCAAATGACTCACTGAGCTATAGGCCACCAGCCGCTTGAGATCATCCTGAGCCATGGCAACCAGCGCGCCGTACAGGATGCCGATCACGGCAAGCGCAGAGATCAATGGGGTAAAGGAGACGGCGGCTTCTGGAAAGAGCGGGAGCGCGAATCGGAGGAACCCGTAGGTTCCCATCTTCAAGAGCACCCCGG
Above is a window of Candidatus Methylomirabilis sp. DNA encoding:
- a CDS encoding (5-formylfuran-3-yl)methyl phosphate synthase, with translation MKLMISVRDEQEAAAALAGGADIIDVKNPAEGSLGAGRPETIAAIVRTVRGATPVSASIGDVPNLPGTVALAGLGAATCGVRLVKVGLLGARTGAEAANLLDAVSGALRMANGTVGLVACAYADAVLVGSLDPLELPGAAAPFVEGCLIDTAIKDGRTLFQRLPEETITRFIQQCHDRGLFCALAGSLQQADLSKALALGADIVGVRTAACEGGQRSGSISTTLVERLKASLASHPTLCASRSA
- a CDS encoding PIN domain-containing protein, encoding MSGEVLVDTNVLAYAYDRSEHGKQRLALAVLDHLAGTQRGVLTTQVLGELFVTLTRKLTERMAVEQAAERIRHYVLSWPILDVTRLIVLEAVRGVRLHQLSFWDAQIWATARLNQIPVIFSEDFGANRTLDGIRVVNPFTPDFQLAAWS
- a CDS encoding CopG family transcriptional regulator, which translates into the protein MAHKVRKQIYLDPHHAQLLKQLAHDLGMSEAALIRQAVDQQAAHLVPLRRDPTAWQQERAFIERLIQEGAVSGRRTWKRDDLHER
- a CDS encoding menaquinone biosynthesis decarboxylase, whose product is MAYEDLRAFIAALERQGLLKRITTQVDPILEITEITDRISKQLGPALLFEQVKDSSMPLLINAFGSEAHLCLALQRASLDELAEELDGILEFKSPEGWFEKLRMLPKLTEMASYLPKRVKDGPCKEVRITKDPSFDLLPTLKCWPLDGGRFVTLPLVFTKDPDTGTRNCGMYRMQIFDERTAGMHWHIHHGGARHYEKNRRLGRRTEVAVALGPDPATTLSAVIPAPEGIDEMLIAGFLRKRSVELAQCETVDLEVPANAEIVLEGYVEPDELRLEGPFGDHTGFYSLPDYYPVFHLTAITHRLNPIYQTTIVGRPPMEDCHMGTAVERMSRPLLRKQLPEIVDFHMPFAGVFHNLVIVSIDKAYPGHARKIMHAIWGLGQAMFSKVIVVVDKDVNVRDPAEVTWKVLNHIDPERDIEFVMGPVETLDHASRLPKYGSKMGIDGTRKWKEEGFTREWPEEQVMDKETRALVDQRWKEYGLG
- a CDS encoding TlpA disulfide reductase family protein → MRTLLRRARFILLLIGTLLVAQAAHAAPVPDFTLPLLNGKSVALKDFRGKPVLINFFHSKUPHCQREAPVLAKIYQQYKGKGLVMLGVNVAWDNDADVRKFVETYKTPYPVGRDSVGEIGRQYKIEGTPTTFLINRDGSLYGRSVGAMTEEEFQKSIDGLLAQKEKK
- a CDS encoding Ig-like domain-containing protein, producing the protein MGKLMTSMMTGFAVMFVAGLSVGWAQQATVTLVSPKDGEAIGSSLVIQWEFKQAGDVNHIHLYVDGVNPGPPFGTAMELTGLPNGPHIVRVIAANTRHQEVGPEASATVTVNSAAPTTPRPAPRRSRAY
- a CDS encoding redox-sensing transcriptional repressor Rex; amino-acid sequence: MRAIKIPEKTITRLSIYLRCVEELENEGKASVSSTQLADRFGLNSAQVRKDLAYFGQFGIRGLGYYITPLRHSLEEILGLKRAWEVALVGLGNLGSALITYKGFQEKGFKIAAVFDRDPAKIGRRVDGIQVMDTKAIATVIRKRKIKIGILAVPAAGAQAVLDKLVEGGVIAVLNFAPAQLTAPDSVKVQNVDLSALLKTLSYHIARAERPA
- a CDS encoding NADH-quinone oxidoreductase subunit N encodes the protein MELVLPQIDWAPLAPLIPVALGGLTTLVADLYLPPGRKQCIAILSLIAIAVSIFLSIGSWGMVRYGIHDAVVLDRFSLFFYLVLGLIGMLTILLSMGYLDTAVADQGEYYSLVLFSILGMMLMAAGGDLIVIFLGLETFSLALYTLAGFWKAELRSNESALKYLLLGAFASGFFLYGIALIYGATGTTQLRQIAAFLGDGSPPAPLFMIGGGLLLVGFGFKIASVPFHMWAPDVYEGAPTSVTAFMIAGTKAAAFAAFLRVFLLAVPALHVRWSVAIWVLAVLTMTVGNLVALVQSNIKRMLAYSSIAHAGYLLVALVAGGSSGVAGILFYLVAYALMNLGVFAVIIALQGSKQERLLLTDYAGLGWQRPVLAACMAVFMFSLSGIPPTAGFMGKLYIFTAALEGDYPGLAVIGVLNSVVSVYYYLRVIVIMYMSEAASPLPLAPASAAAVLAVLVSVLGTLHLGLFPASLLDLARQSVSAIVG
- a CDS encoding NADH-quinone oxidoreductase subunit M; the encoded protein is MGGPILSILIALPLCGALLLACVNGAREALIKRLALAISGLDLLLSLIVYVRFDPAEAGMQFVERAPWIDSIGSSYFLGVDGISLPLLLLTTFLTPIAILASFSGITNRVRAYMICMLLLQSGMIGVFVALDLVLFYVFWEGMLIPMYFLIGVWGGQRRIYATVKFVLYTMAGSVLMLLAMIAVAFLHQGSTGRLTFDLLELIGGPIPYGTQLWLFAAFALAFAIKVPMFPFHTWLPDAHVEAPTAGSVLLAGVLLKMGTYGFLRFALPLFPEAAVSFTPLISALAVIGILYGALVAMAQDDLKRLVAYSSVSHLGFVMLGIFAMNPQAVEGSILQMVNHGLSTGALFLLVGMIYERRHTRMIEEFGGLCRTIPRFALCFLVVTMSSIGLPGLNGFVGEFLILAGTFRVHQGFAVLATLGIILAAVYMLRMWQRVMWGTSRRAENLALNDIGRREMAILVPIILLIIWIGLNPNPLLRRMDASVAQLLCDVRSIECERQGAEWRVSGGGVGQVSPYFVRYPTPYTLYPVFEVRSAN